From the genome of Populus alba chromosome 10, ASM523922v2, whole genome shotgun sequence, one region includes:
- the LOC118045426 gene encoding proline-rich receptor-like protein kinase PERK13, which yields MSSSVGESPPGSSSNELLPLPVSTNSTSSSGSLPPVPVGEESLAVNHDSSASLSPSTNGDSPPTPIPSPPPQATSNSPPSPLPSSPPPSSSNSSPPRSPPLVSNSTPSNSSPPLITSPPPNSPPPSPLPPPTPAKNESPPPSVQSPPPAPAIPPPTGEFVSPPPSRGSKQSPPPPVESKPSLSPPNSNLPPKPSESNSTPSNGPNPTESRFHSPPDSGVSSSGRSSSIANAKNHNVVSNPPRNQSNGTGSKTVVTAAAAAVAGVVFMALIVVIFLSVKRRRKRRIQPSSHYIPPKNFTVQTDKYYYGQQQPSVGFAGPGSLSYHSPTAQSDSYGSQRGNIHHGGGPDSGVISSSKTSFGYHELMEITNGFARQNIIGEGGFGCVFKGCMPDGKAVAVKQLKAGGGQGEREFKAEVEIISRVHHRHLVSLVGHCISDNERLLVYEFVPNKTLEHHLHAKDMPVLDWPNRLKIAIGSAKGLAYLHEDCHPKIIHRDIKSSNILLDDAFEAQVADFGLARLNDTAQTHVSTRVMGTFGYLAPEYASSGKLTDRSDVFSFGVVLLELITGRKPVDASQPLGDESLVEWARPLLIHALETGEFGELVDTRLEMHYVESELFRMVETAAACVRHSAPKRPRMVQVVRALDSEGELPDLSNGVRFGQSAVYDSVQYSLDIKKFRGMAIGSNGSSEFDTSSGDYSGRYTHPVNLQHQVSSRVASQKHKP from the exons ATGTCGAGCTCGGTGGGGGAGTCGCCGCCGGGTTCTTCATCGAATGAGTTGCTTCCTTTGCCAGTTAGCACAAATTCCACCTCCAGTTCAGGCTCTTTACCTCCAGTTCCTGTTGGCGAAGAATCATTAGCCGTCAATCATGACTCGTCAGCTTCGCTATCACCTTCTACTAATGGTGATTCCCCACCAACACCTATACCATCCCCGCCTCCACAGGCCACTTCAAACTCTCCTCCTTCACCATTACCATCCTCACCACCACCGTCGAGTTCCAACTCTTCTCCACCTCGTAGCCCACCATTAGTCTCAAATTCCACTCCGTCAAATTCATCACCACCATTGATAACATCTCCACCACCAAACTCACCACCTCCATCACCTCTTCCTCCTCCTACCCCTGCAAAGAACGAGTCTCCTCCTCCATCTGTTCAATCCCCTCCTCCTGCTCCTGCGATACCTCCCCCTACTGGTGAATTTGTTTCTCCACCTCCCTCTCGAGGTTCAAAACAATCTCCTCCCCCCCCAGTAGAATCCAAACCCTCTTTGTCTCCCCCCAATTCAAATCTACCACCCAAGCCATCGGAATCAAATAGCACTCCGTCAAATGGACCCAATCCAACAGAATCTAGATTTCATAGTCCTCCCGATTCAGGAGTCTCGTCATCGGGCCGCTCGTCATCGATCGCTAATGCAAAAAATCACAATGTGGTCAGCAATCCACCAAGAAATCAAAGTAATGGAACTGGAAGCAAGACAGTCGTGACTGCGGCTGCTGCTGCAGTCGCAGGAGTAGTTTTTATGGCGCTAATTGTGGTAATCTTTTTATCTGTgaaaaggaggagaaaaagACGGATTCAGCCTTCCAGCCATTACATTCCGCCCAAAAACTTTACTGTGCAAACAG ataaatattattacgGACAGCAACAACCCTCTGTGGGTTTCGCTGGACCTGGAAGTCTCTCTTATCATTCGCCAACTGCACAGTCTGATAGCTACGGGAGTCAAAGAGGGAATATACACCACGGAGGGGGCCCTGACTCAGGTGTCATTAGCAGTTCCAAGACCTCTTTCGGCTACCATGAGCTGATGGAAATAACAAATGGATTTGCTCGTCAAAATATTATCGGTGAGGGTGGCTTTGGATGTGTTTTCAAGGGGTGCATGCCAGATGGGAAAGCAGTTGCTGTCAAACAGCTAAAGGCGGGTGGTGGACAGGGTGAACGGGAATTCAAGGCTGAAGTTGAAATTATCAGTCGTGTCCATCATCGACATCTGGTCTCTTTGGTGGGCCATTGCATCTCTGACAATGAACGCTTGCTCGTCTACGAATTTGTTCCAAATAAGACTCTCGAGCATCATTTGCATG CAAAAGATATGCCAGTGTTGGATTGGCCTAATAGACTCAAAATTGCCATAGGATCTGCAAAGGGTTTGGCATATTTGCATGAAGATT GTCATCCAAAAATTATTCACAGAGACATTAAGTCGTCGAACATTCTGTTGGATGATGCTTTTGAGGCACAG GTTGCAGACTTTGGGCTTGCCAGACTAAATGACACAGCTCAGACCCACGTATCAACTCGAGTAATGGGGACATTTGG GTATTTGGCACCTGAGTATGCATCAAGTGGAAAACTAACAGATAGGTCTGATGTATTTTCATTTGGAGTTGTGCTTCTAGAACTGATAACCGGGCGCAAACCAGTCGATGCAAGTCAGCCTTTGGGGGATGAAAGCTTGGTTGAATGG GCTCGTCCACTCCTGATTCATGCCCTTGAAACCGGCGAGTTTGGTGAGTTGGTTGATACACGGCTCGAAATGCATTACGTGGAGAGTGAACTATTTAGAATGGTTGAGACAGCTGCTGCTTGTGTTCGCCATTCAGCTCCAAAGCGGCCACGCATGGTGCAG GTGGTGAGAGCATTAGATAGTGAAGGTGAACTCCCAGATCTAAGTAATGGTGTGAGATTTGGTCAGAGCGCTGTATATGATTCAGTTCAGTACAGTCTAGACATTAAGAAATTCAGGGGAATGGCTATTGGCAGTAATGGAAGCTCAGAATTTGACACTTCCAGTGGAGATTACTCTGGTAGATATACACATCCCGTGAACCTCCAGCATCAAGTTAGTTCACGAGTAGCGAGTCAGAAACACAAGCCATGA